CCACCTTAATACGGGATGTTCGAATGACCGGGAACGCCAACTCTTCCAGGCCCCGTCGCCATCGCGGGGATTTCCTGTCACCTGCCACCCGCAGCGCCGTGATGTCGCGCATCAGGGGGAAGGGCACCGGGCCGGAGAAGACCCTTGCCGCAGCGCTCGCGGAGCTGGGGCTGGCCTGGGAGGAGCATGCCCGCGACCTGCCTGGCCGGCCGGACTTCGTCTTCCGGGAGGCCATGGTCGCGGTCTTCGTGGATGGCGACTTCTGGCATGGCTGGAAGTTCAACGAATGGCGGGACAAGCTCTCCGAGAAGTGGGAGGCGAAGATCGCCGAGACGAGGCGGCGCGACTCCAGAAACCAAAGGGCGTTGAAAAAAATGGGCTGGCGCGTGTTGCGGATATGGGAGCACCAGCTCCAGAAATCCCCGGCCCGCTGCGCCAAGCGGGTTTACAGACTCTTGGAGAAAGCATCATTGTCGGACAAAAACGGTAAAGCGCCACGACCATGAGCATACGGACCCTTGGTATGTTCAGCGAGGTCGGAGGTATCTCTCACTCAACAAGCCAAAAAAGACGGCCATGCTCAAAGAGACGTTCAGGGAATGGAACGCCGTGTCGATCCCAGGCATGCGGCACTTTCCGAGCGTATCAAAGACTCGTTCCTCGGCTTGGCTCCTGAAGTCGTAGACTATCCGCGGAATCATTTTCATGCGGATGCCGTGCCCTTCGGCCTGCATAGGCAGGAAAGAAGGGCACGGGATGGCGGCCTCCACCAGTGAACAGTTAATGCCATTCTTCTATTTTTGCATGAAATTTAGCAAATCAAGTGAATCGCTGTCGGAAGCCAGCGCTTGATTGCATTTATTAGCAAATTTCTTGTAATTTGCTGCAGCAAGTCGACTGGTCTCGGCAATGTTAATTTCAGAATAGTCGTTGTTGATTATCTGGCATAGCTTTGAAAAACACAAGAATGCTTGCTGGATTTGATTGAAGCATGCACTGACTTGTATAGCTGAAGTAAATGGACAATACCCGCCTTGAGCAGTATTAAAACAATCCCCGTATGAAAGCGACGCCTGCCAATGTTCGTACAAGGCATCCACAGCTTTCTTCAGGTTTTCGTCGTATAAATAGAAGGCCGGTGACTCGTAGACGGCTTTGAAGCCTTCCCAATAATGAAAAATGTCGTCAACAATAAGCCCACGAAGCGATTCATTATAAAAATGTTGGAATGTATCAGCGTCGACCTCAGCCAGCAACTTTTTCATTGAGTTCACATCTCTGTCTTTTTTGATCTTCTTATCTGGATCGTCAACGTAGTCAGGGGGTATGCACTTGAAATCTGGCCTTTCAACTATCAGCTTGACAGTTGAAATAATACTTTTTGATATTTTCCTAATCGCATCCTTTTTCATTTCGGAATTGGTTTTTTTATTTTTTTCAGAAATTAGTTTAGAATTCGACTGGTTGCAAGAGCATGTACCCCTAGGAAGGGCCTCTGTTCTGCATTTACAGGCATCGCGGGGTAGCTTCGATGCTGTTTGCTTCAAATACGAAACAATTAAAGTTATTATTTGCGAGGCCTTATTGATTCTTGTGCCTGTCAATATTGATTCAATATGATTGTTCCTATCGCCGATGATTTTATAGCATTGAGGCCTGTGTGAGCGTATATCGAAAGGAAGGTCCTCAATTCTACCATTGCATGTATTGTAAACCAGTATAATTCGCTCCCATCCAAGTCGCTTGACTGCATACCCAAGTTCAAACATGACGTTAGGATTAGGCATCTTCCTTCCGCTTGAGTCTGGATTGACCAGAGTTACATCGCAAACAAAAAACTGACAGCTGGATATATTTTGAAGAATTTTTTCTTTGAGATCTGGTGAGCCAGGCTCTTCCCGAGCGTCCTGAACCAGTTTCAAAGCATACCCCCCTTCGTCACCCCATTCTCGGACCGCGTTTTTTATAGACTCTTCAATTAAATACCTATTCCAGGCTCCATCCGTGTCGCTTTGCCAGCTATAAAAATGTCCAATTCAGATTTGTCGATCATGTGATTGCCAATCATTAGGCCATTAAGGTTGCTGGATTCCTGTTGGGCACCCTGCGCAGAAAGTGATTATAATTTTAGAAAAAATTCGCTCTTCGCGCAAGGAAGGATGATGCTGCAATCAGAGTGTCCGACTCATACCTGCCACCGCCACCATCCCACTCACCCTTTGACGTCCAGCGACCGATGGAAGTATATCTGACCGGCCGGCCGGAGGGTGGTCCCACCGCCAGGCACCCTCTTGTTGCGGCATCCATTTGGCATGACTCAATATCACGGACTTCGCTTCAGGGTTCGGCAGGTCAATTCAGACAGGTATCACCGTCTCCGCTTTTTCATTGTCCAGGGCAGGCAAATGTCAGGCAAATCTTCATCCCGCATCATCGAAAAGAAGACCCGACGTCTGCTGGATGGCGGTTCACCCAGGTTCATGGACCTGTTCGCGGGGTGCGGCGGGATCTCGCTGGGGTTTCTCACGGCCGGCTTCACACCGGTGGCATCGGTGGAGTTCGACAGGTGGGCCGCCGCGAGCCACGGGGCGAACTTCGCGGCCGCCAGCGCTGGTGCCAACCCCGGCCGGCACCATCTGGCACGGGACATCACGGAGGAGGATCCGGCATCGATCCTCGCCGACCTCGGGGTTTCCGGCAAGGTCGAGGACCAGGTCGACGTGCTGGTCGGCGGTCCTCCCTGCCAGGCCTTCGCCCACGTAGGCCGGGCCAAGCTCAGGCACGAGGCACGACGCCTGCAGCTCGTTGACGCTGAGAACGCCTTCCTTGTGGATGGCAGGGTGAACCTGTGGCAGCGCTACATGCACTACGTGCGCCAGACGAGGCCCGTGGCACTGCTGATGGAGAACGTGCCCGACATTCTCAACCATGGCGGCACGAACGTGGCCGAGATGGTCGCGGGAAGCCTGCGTGCCGAGGGGTATCTGGTCGCGTATACCCTTCTCAACGCGGCATGGTACGGCGTGCCGCAGACCAGGGAGCGCATGTTCCTGATCGGCATCCATGAATCGCTCGGGATCCAGCCCGTCTTCCCGGCTCCCACCCACCATGCGGTCCTTCCGCCGGGGTATGAGGGCACCAGGGCGACGGCCAGGAAGCATCTCGCAGCCACCGAGGGACACAGCCACCTCTGGATTGACGACCCCGCTGCCGGCGCAGGCTTTCCGGCAGCGACGAGCGCCTGGGAGGCGCTGGCTGACCTGCCGCCGATTTTCGCCCTGCGGGACCTGGAGGCAGGTATCCTGAAACGGGGGCGCAAGGATCCGGAGGAGCCGTGTCCGTACACGACAGCGGCTCCCGGCAGCGCCTGGTCGCGCCTGATGCGCCACTGGCCGGGATTCGGGACGGAAGACCGCACCACCGGCCACGTCATCCGGTATCTTCCACGGGACTACAAGATCTTCAGGGTGATGGAGGAAGGCTGGCAGTATCCCGAGGTGTGGCACTACATCGAGGAAAAGCGGAGGGCACTCGAGCTGGAACGCCTGAAAAACCGCCTTCCGACAGACAGAAGAACGGCCGAGGGGAAGGCGTTCCACCGCGACTGGACGCTGCCCTATGATCCGAGGAAGTTCCCGAACAAGTGGTGGAAGCTCTGCCGGGACCGGCCGGTCAGGACCCTGATGGCCCACCTGGGCAAGGATTCCTACAGCCACATCCACTTCGATAGCGAGCAGGCCAGAACCATCTCCGTCCGCGAGGCCGCGAGGCTGCAGTCATTTCCGGACGGATTCGTCTTCAAAGGCTCCATGAACCCCGCGTTGCGCCAGATCGGGAACGCCGTACCGCCACTTCTGGCATACGCCATCGCCATGGCCATGCGGGAATCGATCGGCTGCCAGGCCATCGAGGACATCCGCGTCGGGCTGCTGGGGCTCGACCCCGCGCTTGTCCGGACAACGGCAGGGAGAAAATGATGCGCTTCGTCATCCTGAGACTTCTCAGGCACAACGAGCTGGGGATGTTCCATTCGTATCGACGCCTGAACAAGGAAG
This sequence is a window from Megalodesulfovibrio gigas DSM 1382 = ATCC 19364. Protein-coding genes within it:
- a CDS encoding DNA cytosine methyltransferase, whose amino-acid sequence is MSGKSSSRIIEKKTRRLLDGGSPRFMDLFAGCGGISLGFLTAGFTPVASVEFDRWAAASHGANFAAASAGANPGRHHLARDITEEDPASILADLGVSGKVEDQVDVLVGGPPCQAFAHVGRAKLRHEARRLQLVDAENAFLVDGRVNLWQRYMHYVRQTRPVALLMENVPDILNHGGTNVAEMVAGSLRAEGYLVAYTLLNAAWYGVPQTRERMFLIGIHESLGIQPVFPAPTHHAVLPPGYEGTRATARKHLAATEGHSHLWIDDPAAGAGFPAATSAWEALADLPPIFALRDLEAGILKRGRKDPEEPCPYTTAAPGSAWSRLMRHWPGFGTEDRTTGHVIRYLPRDYKIFRVMEEGWQYPEVWHYIEEKRRALELERLKNRLPTDRRTAEGKAFHRDWTLPYDPRKFPNKWWKLCRDRPVRTLMAHLGKDSYSHIHFDSEQARTISVREAARLQSFPDGFVFKGSMNPALRQIGNAVPPLLAYAIAMAMRESIGCQAIEDIRVGLLGLDPALVRTTAGRK
- a CDS encoding TIR domain-containing protein; this translates as MKLVQDAREEPGSPDLKEKILQNISSCQFFVCDVTLVNPDSSGRKMPNPNVMFELGYAVKRLGWERIILVYNTCNGRIEDLPFDIRSHRPQCYKIIGDRNNHIESILTGTRINKASQIITLIVSYLKQTASKLPRDACKCRTEALPRGTCSCNQSNSKLISEKNKKTNSEMKKDAIRKISKSIISTVKLIVERPDFKCIPPDYVDDPDKKIKKDRDVNSMKKLLAEVDADTFQHFYNESLRGLIVDDIFHYWEGFKAVYESPAFYLYDENLKKAVDALYEHWQASLSYGDCFNTAQGGYCPFTSAIQVSACFNQIQQAFLCFSKLCQIINNDYSEINIAETSRLAAANYKKFANKCNQALASDSDSLDLLNFMQK
- a CDS encoding very short patch repair endonuclease — translated: MSPATRSAVMSRIRGKGTGPEKTLAAALAELGLAWEEHARDLPGRPDFVFREAMVAVFVDGDFWHGWKFNEWRDKLSEKWEAKIAETRRRDSRNQRALKKMGWRVLRIWEHQLQKSPARCAKRVYRLLEKASLSDKNGKAPRP